In the genome of Streptomyces sp. NBC_00259, the window AACGAGGCCGGTCCCGGCGAGGAATCCGCTGAGGATGCGGTGCCTTTACTGCAGCGCCTTGAGTCGCCTGCGCAGCACCAGGGGGTGCGCCAGACGGCGCTTTGCACGCCGTGCTGCTGCACGTCGGCGAGGGTGATGACGCTCTTTGAAAGCGGCTCTGACCGCGCTCGGGTGCACTGTTGATCTTGCCGGTGTGGATCTGCTCCCGGAACTCCTTCGTGGTGGACGTGAGCGCGCCGGTGAGGATCACGCCGGGGGCCAAGACATCGGTGCGGACACCGGGCTTGCCGTCGATGTGGCCCGGCGCCTGCGACGACGGCGAACCTGTCCTTGAGTCGCTTCTGTCCATGTGTTCCGCAGCTCTCGGCGCTCGGCTGCGGCGGAGATCCAGAAGTGAGTTGCTGCGCAAAGCAAGTGTCTTCATATGGTTCTCCAGGCAAGTAAATGGAAACCGGGTCGTGTGTCGCAGCGACGGATCAGTCCAGGACGACCGCGCTCGTGCGGTGTGTGTTCGCGTCCTCGATGCAGCCACGCAGACGCATCACGTCGTGCGGAGGCAGGGCGGGGCTGACGACGCCGGCGAAGAGGCGGTCGCCCATCCGCTGGAGGCCGGCCTTGTCGTTCCGGGCGGCTGTGGAGCGGCGGCAGGTCTCCCAGAGGTCACTGGCAGCGAGTTGGACGACTTCGGAGTCCTGCTCCCCGTGGGTCGCGACTTCGAAGACCAGGGTCGTATTCGACGCGGCGGGCGTGCGCTCGGGGCGGGTCTGGGTCGCGTCCGCGAGTGCGGACCACAGGACCAGGGTGAGGGGCAGACTCGCTGCGGCCACCGTCACGGTGAGTGCTCTGCGTCCCGGGCGGGCGGGGGCCACGGCCGGGCGCTCCTCCAACGAGACCGTTTCGTGGACCGGTGGTGCCGTCAGGGCCGTCAGGCGTGCGGCGAGGCGGCGCTCCGCGCCCGGCCCGGCGCTCGCGCCGGCGATCTTCTGGATGACCATCGCGATTGCGGAGAGGACCGCGCCCGCGACCATCAGTACGGGCACGAACACGAAGGTGCGCTGCGTGCCGTTCAGCGCATCCGGATCGGTGGAGGCGAGCCAGGCGAAGCGGTGTCGGGTGGGCGTCCTGGTCTGCTCCAGTCGGCTGCGCACATCCTCCGCGCGGGCCTCGGACTCCTCCAGCCGGTTCTCCAGCCGGGCGAAACGGGTGAGCAGCAGGACGGTGGCGAGGAAGACCTCGACGATGACGAGCAGGACCGCGGAGATCAGGGCCCGCTGCCATTCCCATCTGGTCAGGTAGAGCACCGTGTAGTAGCCGGCGTAGGCGGCGGACAGTGCGCCGACGGTGTAGCCGGCGAGCCGGATGGTCGTCACGCTGCCGACTCCTGTCGTGCCTGAACCGGGAGGGAGGCGGCCCGGGGGAGGTCGCACACGGTCACCGCGCCCGTCGCGCCGTCGACGGCCAGCGGCGTGCCGGTGGGGAAGCGCTCGGTTGCTCCCGGTACGCCGACCGCGGTGGGAATGCGGTATTCGCGAGCGAGGAGAGCCAGGTGGGACAGGGGGCTGCCGGTCTCCGCCACGAGCCCGGCCAGGTCCGGGAGCAGGGGAGCCAGTGCGGGATCCAGGAAGCGGACCACCAGCACCGGGTGGTCGGGGCGCTCACCCTGGCCGTCCCAGGCCGTGCCGGTGCCGAAGCCGCCGCCCGACCCCTGCCCCGGCGTACGGGGACCGGACTTGGGCTCGGCCACGGGAACGCCGGCCGCCAGACGGAACTCGTCCGGCAGCACACCGGCGTCCGTACGCGGCATCCGTTCGGCGAAGTCGGCCGGAAGCCCTTCGCCCCGTGCCACCCGCACGAGTTCCTCCCACCGCAGCAACACCAGGCGGGACAGGCCGAGTTCGCAGGCACCCACACCGAGCCGGCGCGCCAGTTCCCTCACCATCTGGGCCTGCATCTCCTGCACCCAGCGGACGCGCAGTCGCAGCCCCTCACGCACCGGCAGCGCTCCCACACCCCGCGGCAACGCGGTGCGCCCGAATCTCTCAGGCAGAGGTGCGCGGTCGGCCAGCGTGGGCGGCAGCAGAGCGAGCAGAACGGGGTGGCGTTCCACCAGTTCCTCATCCTGCAGTCCCCGGGCGCGGCCCTCGGCCAGCTCCGCAAGCGCCTCTCCCGCGGCCGTGGCGCCATGTCCCCCGTCGAGCAGCGCACCGGCGAGCGACTCCTGGGCGTGCAGGGCCGACAGCACCTTGCGGCCCCAGCCGACCGCGTCCAGCAACTGCCCGCCGAGCATCTCCCGAGGCGGCGGGAAGTCGGCCAGCGCGCGATCCACATCCGCCATTAGGTCGACCGCCAGCAGCGGCAGAGCGGTGCGCAGCCTGCCCACTCGCCATGCCGCCGCGGCACGGCGTGCCCCCGGCGCGGGATTGAGGCGCTCGAGGAACGGATGGCGGGAGGGCGCCGCACCCAACAGCCGCAGATCGGCCACGGCACGACCCTGCACGGTGGTCACCACCGGCACCTTGCGCAGCCGGCGCCGGGATGCCGCTCCGGCGACGTCAAGGGCCACGGTCAGGCCGTGGGACATCGGCGTCATCCACAGGTCCTCCTCCAGCGGCTGGAGAACGGAAGGGAGGGTTTCGGCGACCGGGCCGGGGCCCAGCAACCGTGCGCCGCGCGGCGGGCGCGTGGCCATGGCCGTGATGGGCCGAGCCTGGAAAAGCCACAGGCGTTCCTCGGCGTCGAAGCCGAACTCCATGTCCTGCGGGCTGCCGAAGACCTGTTCGGTCTTCTTGGCCAGCGCCACCAGAGGTGCGGTTCGCCGGTGCGGGAGCAGCCGGTCGTCGCGGGCTTCGGCCGGTTCGGCCCGCACGAGCCGGCCACGCCTGGTCAGCTGGTAGCGCACTCCTTGAGTGCTGCCGTCGACCAGTTGGTCCGGGCCGCCGCGTACCGCGCTGACCAGGATGCGGTCGGTACGCCCCTCAACCGGGTCGGCGCCGAACATCACGCCTCCCACGGCCGACGTGAGCAGGGGCTGGACCAGCACGGCCATCCCGTCGCCCGGCAGGGCATCCGGGGACTGCCGCAGGGGCCGCACCTGCCGGGCGGAATCCAGCACGGTGCGCACCGCCGCGGTGAACTCCTCCCAGCCCCGCACGTCCAGCACCGACTCGAAGCGCCCCGCCATCGACGAGTACTCGGTGTCCTCGTACACGGAGGAGGAGCGCACGACGACCGCACGCGCGGAACCGTGTGCACCGGCCAGCGCCTGCCAGGCGCCGCGCACCGCTTTCTGTCCGGTGGGGGCCTCGGGCGCCCGCTTGGCGGGCACCAGTACGAAGCCGGGCAGCACGGGCAGCCCTGCCACTGCGGCGCGGGCCAGGTGCGCGGCCTTGGCGCCGGTGAGGTTCGGGTCCTTGGCCTCAGGGGCGTCCAGCGGTACGACCGCCAGTTCGAGATCGTCGATTGACATGGGTCACTACTCCTGTGAATGCGTGAAAGCGTGTGCCGGCCCTTGATCGGAGGCCCGCTTGGCCTCGCCGTAGGCCACGACCCTGGACGGGGTCGGTGCGACGCGGCGGCGTCTGCGGAGTCTTGCGACGCCGTAGGCCACCACGGTCACGGTGGCGAGCACGGCGATGCCGATCGGACCGACGGAGTGCAGGAACTCGACGGCGGCAGCCCCGGCGAAGTAGCCGAGCAGCACATTGCCGATGCCCCAGACCAGCGACGCGGCGGTGCTGTAGACGAAGAAGCGGCGGTACGGCATGCCCGACGCGCCGGCGGCGTAGGGAAGGAAGGTCCGCACGAAACCGATGAACCGGCCGGTGAACACCGCCGCGCCACCGTGACGCCCCAGGAAGGCCTGGGCCCGTCCGTGCCGGTGATGGCGGCCGGCCCTGCGTGAGCGCCGTCTGCCGGGATGACGCGCGCACCGACGGCCCAGCGCATAGCCGAGGTTGTCGCCGGTGATTCCTCCGGTCACGACTGCGGCGGCCAGGACCAGGACGTTGAGGTCGCCTCGGCCCGCGATGGCGGACGCGAGGAGAATGACGGTCTCCCCGGGGACCAGCAGCCCGATGAAGGCGCTGGTCTCACTGGCTGTCGCGGCAAACACGACAGCGTAGGACCACCATCCGGCCGCCTCGATGAAACCATCGATGTCCAAGGTCCTCAGCCCGCCTTCCGCAGCGGTACGGAGACGGTGGCCGGCCGTTGCCGTGTCGCCCCGTCACGAGGCCGGAACGGCACGACGAGGCCTTCGGGGTCCCAGGCGTCCGCGGTCCCGCGACCGCGTGTCCGGGGCCGCTGGATACGTCCTGCGACGTACCACGCCACAAGAGGCACACCCGCGGCCCACGCCGCGCCGTGCATCTGGTGGTCGGCGCTCAGCACGGACGTCGCCACCGCGGACAGAGCCACCACCATCACGGCGATGCGCGCCCGCACGGCCGGCAGGCCGGCGGCCCATGCCAGTCCCATCAGCAGGTACCAACCCGCGAGGGCTCCGGGCAAAGCCACGTAGTCACGGACGACAGACCCCTCGGGCGTCGGCAGCCCGCGCACGGACACGGTTTCGGCGACGACGAGGCCGGCCGTGATGCACAGCAGCAACGCGATGGCCGCGCGGGCGTAGACCGCGGGATGCCGGTGGGCCAGCCAGAGCAGGGTCAGTGCCATCAGGGCCAAGGGGGCGATGTCGTGGATCTGGGAGAAGGCGCGCGCCGACTCCGGCAGGCCGAGGTGGTTTCGGTCGCCGGGGAAGAGCGCGATGAGGGCCGCGTAAAGGAGGGCGAGCGCCGCCGCTCCCGTGCCTGCGTGACGCAACGTCCGCTTCACGGCGACCGACCGCGTGTGTGGGGCACGCATCGCGGACTTCAACGGTTCCGCCTCCGCTCAACAACGGTGCGGTAGATGCCGGTTCGGATACGAGCGGCGCATCGGGTGAGACGCTGCGGCACCAGGAGTCGCCCGATGCCCGTGACCGCCGATGCGCCGCTGAGGGGCTGCATGGGTGTACCTGTGCGGCGGGAAAGCGGCCCGATTCCTCGTGAGCGATGTGTCTGGCCGGTCGAGTGGCGCGATGCGAACGCGGCGTCCGTCGCGGTCGCGATGTCAGTTCCCATGGTGAACACCTCAGTCGATGGGGGTAGTTGACGGATCAACCATATGGTTAAAAAAATTGCTACGCCAAGCAAGGATCTGAGTGTGATCGTCTTCGCGTAGTTGGTCCGGCCAGCGGTGACGGCGCCGCTGCCTGGTCGTGGGCGCACTGGCACCGTGTTCTTCGGGGAGGGGCGGTGCCGAAGCCTGCTGTGACCGGCTACCGGAGTAGCGGGTCTGCCCGCCCTGGGCCGGGGCGACTCGCCATGCTCGGCGAGGGCGAATGCGCAGAGTGTGCGCAGCGCTCAGGTCGCAACGTTCCGCAGGGCGGCGGCGAGTTTCTAGAGATCCAGTCCGGACAGATGGTCGAGGAAGTGGCGGCGCATGGCAGCCGGATCCGGGCGAGGCCTGCCTCGGTGAGGACGGCGTACCAGCTACGGCCATCCTGGGCGCACCGCACCCGAGTTGATGAACCCCTGGTTCGCCGGCCACTGCACGATACGAGTCATGCCGCTGAGCGACATCTCGCAGGCGAACGGCGAGATCGCCCATACGCAGCTGACGGGCCGGTGCCTCGGACAGGTACATCAAGACCAGGTACTCCATTGCGAACAGCCTCAGCACAAGACCTTCGCGCGGGCTTCCGGCCCTGCGCCGGCCCCCGTCCCGGCCCGCGGCGACCTGCCCGCCCGCATCCGGCGACGAAGTCCCAGCCCGCCGCCGGGCGGGCCCGAGCGGTGTGCCCGGCGACGGTCGTCGCATCAGGTCACGGGGTGTCGGTGCCACTCTTGTCGGCCTGGTCGAAGAACTTCATGGCCATGAAGCCGTGTGCGTAGCCGCCGCCCGCGCGCAGCGCGGCGGCGATCATGACGGTCTCCGCCAGTTCCTGCTGGGTCGCGCCTGCGGAGTGTGCGGCCTTGGTGTGAGCCTCGATGCAGTACGCGCACTGGGTGGTCAGTGCCACGGCCACGGCCATGAGTTCGGTGTACTTGGGCGGGATGGCGTTGTCCCGGCCGCGCAGGACCTGGTTGTCGAAGGCCATGAACGCCTTGAAGGCCTCGGGGGCGCCGGCGCGGATGTGCTTGGCGTACTGGTGGTCGGTGTGCTCGTGGTAGGACACGGTGCGCTCCTGTGCTGTCGGCCGGGGTGGGGCGGGACGCAGTGGCGTCCCGCGGGCCGGCTGGGTGTCTGAGGAAGAGGGGGTGGCGGCCGGTCAGTACTGGTTGCGCCCGGCCCTGACGCCGCCGTCGACGTCCCAGGTGGCGCCGGTGACCCAGTCGGTCTGGTCGGACAGGAGGAAGGCGACGGTGGGAGCGACGTCGTCGGGGGTTCCGATGCGGCCGAGGGGGTGGAAGGTGTTGAACGCGTCGAGGGCGGAGTCGATCTCGCCCTTGGGGATGAACGCCTCGTAGATGGGGGTCCGCACCACGGCGGGGGCCACGGTGTTGACCCGGATGCCGTAGGGGGCGAGTTCCATGGCCAGGTGCTGGGTGAGGGAGTGCAGGCCGGCCTTGGCCACGGAGTAGGCCGACGAGGGGGTGGCGGCCATGGCCTGGTGAGCCAGCATGCCGCCGATGTTGACGATGGCGCCCTTGTTGCCGCGGGCGATGATGTTGCCGGCGACGGTCTGGGTGACGAAGTAGAAGGCCCGGGTGATGGCCTGGTAGCGGTCGTAGTCCTCCTGGGTGTGCTCCAGGAAGGACTTCGGCTCGAAGATGCCGGCGGCGTTGACGAGCAGGGTGGCGTCGGCGTGCTGCTCGGTCAGAATGTCGCGCAGGCGGTCCACGGCAGCATGGTCGAAGAGGTCGGCGGCCAGACCGACGGCGTGTCCGGATCCGGTCAGGTCGGCCACCGCTTGGGAAGCGCTGGTCTCGGACCGGCCGGTGACGACGGCGCTGCCGCCACCGTCGAGGACACGGCGAGCGACGGCCAGCCCCATACCGCTGGTACCGCCGATCACGACGACCTTCTGCCCGGTGAAATCGAGGGTGTTGCTGAGCACAGTGCTCTCCTGAGTTGGGTTCTTCACGAGTTGGCGGGCGGGCACGGGACGCTGCCCGGCGCGATGACGCACGTGGGCGGGAAGCCGTGGCGTTGCGTCACACCTCTCACGGTGCGGCGCATGGAAGGCCCAGTTAGTTGTTATGTGTCTATCGCAAGGAATGACTGATTTATTTCGACCTGGAACGATGCGGCCGGGATCCGGGAACGCCCTAGACCGTAGATCAGTCCGCGTAGCTCCGGTAGGGGATCACGAGTAATGCGGGTATAACGGGTGGCTATAGCTCGGGAGGAGAGAGTCGTGAACATTGAGGCGTTGCGCTATGCCCAGGCCGTCTCCCGGACGAAGCGACACGCCCCTCGGAGCCGACCTGGAGCAATTCGTCACCGCGCTCACGGGGGCTGGGGAGGTCCCCCGGCCGCGCCCGGCGCGGCGCCGAGCGGCGAGCGATGAGCAGAGGTAATGGCTGCACGGATCTGCTGCCGTGCCGCGGCACCCGGCGGACACGGCGTGGCGGTGGCCGGCGTCGTGACCGGCGGTCGGGCGGGGCCAGCGGGCATCGGCACGGGCCTGGGCGGCAAAGGGACGGTGCCCAGCGGGAGGAGCCTTACGGGGCGCGGCCGTTGCGCCACCGCTTCCCCGTCCGGGTGTTGATCCCGACGATCCGGCACGCCTCCGCGTTGCTCATGCCCAGCTGCATGAGCTGAAGGTAGACGCGGCGTTCTTCGGTCCAGGAACGGCGTCCCCGGTTGACCGAACGGTCCCGGATCTCGAAGTCCCTCGCACTCCTCGAACTGGGGTGGCGCGACGACTGCTAGAACTCAAGTTAGCTGGTCAGGGGTCCGTTCACGTGCGGTGGGTAATCGTCAGTCGGTTGCGCAGCCCGCGTTGCGGACGGTGAGTGACCCGGGCGGAGTACCGCTCAGGCAAGACCGGCGGCCGCACGCTCCGCTGCGTAGCAGACGTCGCACGTCAGTCGTCTGGCTTCGGGCGCCGGGGCGGAGGAGCCGGGCGCGCCGGGAGGGGGATCGCTGGTGACATGCAGATGCGTGCGGCACATCCCGGCCCCGCACCGGGCGCAAGCGGCTACAGCGACAGCCTGTACCGGTCGAAGCGCGTTAGTAGCGCAGTCAAAGCAGTTCATGGCGACCGGCCTTTCTTAAAGCCTTGCCATACTGACGGGACTTGCTGTGATTACCCCACCCCTACAGTTGAACATGCGAGCGAATGACTTGCGTGGTGGAGGGCCCCCAACGAAGCTGAGGAAGAGCCCTCCACTGCACCGGCCGACCGCTGGATCGTCGAAACATACTCCTTGAGTGCCTGGCGTAGTGTCACCGGCCAGGCTGGCGTTCCGTGATCTCCTGAAGTACCCAGCCGTTGCCGT includes:
- a CDS encoding PEP/pyruvate-binding domain-containing protein, with the protein product MSIDDLELAVVPLDAPEAKDPNLTGAKAAHLARAAVAGLPVLPGFVLVPAKRAPEAPTGQKAVRGAWQALAGAHGSARAVVVRSSSVYEDTEYSSMAGRFESVLDVRGWEEFTAAVRTVLDSARQVRPLRQSPDALPGDGMAVLVQPLLTSAVGGVMFGADPVEGRTDRILVSAVRGGPDQLVDGSTQGVRYQLTRRGRLVRAEPAEARDDRLLPHRRTAPLVALAKKTEQVFGSPQDMEFGFDAEERLWLFQARPITAMATRPPRGARLLGPGPVAETLPSVLQPLEEDLWMTPMSHGLTVALDVAGAASRRRLRKVPVVTTVQGRAVADLRLLGAAPSRHPFLERLNPAPGARRAAAAWRVGRLRTALPLLAVDLMADVDRALADFPPPREMLGGQLLDAVGWGRKVLSALHAQESLAGALLDGGHGATAAGEALAELAEGRARGLQDEELVERHPVLLALLPPTLADRAPLPERFGRTALPRGVGALPVREGLRLRVRWVQEMQAQMVRELARRLGVGACELGLSRLVLLRWEELVRVARGEGLPADFAERMPRTDAGVLPDEFRLAAGVPVAEPKSGPRTPGQGSGGGFGTGTAWDGQGERPDHPVLVVRFLDPALAPLLPDLAGLVAETGSPLSHLALLAREYRIPTAVGVPGATERFPTGTPLAVDGATGAVTVCDLPRAASLPVQARQESAA
- a CDS encoding DedA family protein: MDIDGFIEAAGWWSYAVVFAATASETSAFIGLLVPGETVILLASAIAGRGDLNVLVLAAAVVTGGITGDNLGYALGRRCARHPGRRRSRRAGRHHRHGRAQAFLGRHGGAAVFTGRFIGFVRTFLPYAAGASGMPYRRFFVYSTAASLVWGIGNVLLGYFAGAAAVEFLHSVGPIGIAVLATVTVVAYGVARLRRRRRVAPTPSRVVAYGEAKRASDQGPAHAFTHSQE
- a CDS encoding carboxymuconolactone decarboxylase family protein, with product MSYHEHTDHQYAKHIRAGAPEAFKAFMAFDNQVLRGRDNAIPPKYTELMAVAVALTTQCAYCIEAHTKAAHSAGATQQELAETVMIAAALRAGGGYAHGFMAMKFFDQADKSGTDTP
- a CDS encoding SDR family NAD(P)-dependent oxidoreductase, producing MLSNTLDFTGQKVVVIGGTSGMGLAVARRVLDGGGSAVVTGRSETSASQAVADLTGSGHAVGLAADLFDHAAVDRLRDILTEQHADATLLVNAAGIFEPKSFLEHTQEDYDRYQAITRAFYFVTQTVAGNIIARGNKGAIVNIGGMLAHQAMAATPSSAYSVAKAGLHSLTQHLAMELAPYGIRVNTVAPAVVRTPIYEAFIPKGEIDSALDAFNTFHPLGRIGTPDDVAPTVAFLLSDQTDWVTGATWDVDGGVRAGRNQY